From Malaya genurostris strain Urasoe2022 chromosome 2, Malgen_1.1, whole genome shotgun sequence:
gaatacgaaaacaactgacatgttccttaacacttccgaatatcaattgtatgaattatgtacgcattcccctttttcacatttttcgcaaaaacaaagaacgcttcacttgatctcgattactgtgaatttcacacagcgaaaagtgcacaaatctaagcaaattgttcttgatttgccgtaaactgaggatatttccctacgattttcgaactacaaatcctaatagttctttagaaatcttttagagccattagaacggctgatattgtgcaatgctctccaccgttgttttttttttgctaatgctaatgactggcagctgtgacgtaatcgctcttgtcgaaagcgtgcagacgacacaaaacacatctgctcgcaggggcgatagaatccaaactgattgaatttttgttaagagatttccttttatgtgatttcgtttgtagctttttcactaatgggcggtcctaacggctataaaaatagccgcatacagaattttattgtcgattatttcattttggatttgcataatttattgaaagaaactatcaatatgctgtagggattcgtttccagcattcagaagagtcaaattgcgtaattctctacgacattaaactctaaaacattttttgcaaaaaaaggcttcacttgatctcgattactgtgaatttcacacagcgaaaagtgaacaaatctaagcaaactgttcttgatttgccgtaaactgaggatatttccctacgattttcgaacaacaaatcctaatagttctttagaaaacttttagagccattagaacggctgatattgtgcaatgctctccaccgttgtttttttttcccaatgctaatgactggcagctgtgacgtaatcgctcttgtcgaaagcgtgcagacgacacaaaacacatctgctcgcagtggcgattgaatccaaactgattgaatttttgttaagagatttccttttacgtgatttcgtttgtagctttttcactaatgggcggtccgaacggctataaaaatagccgcatacagaattttattgtcgattatttcatttcggatttgcataatttattgaaagaaactatcaatatgctgtagggattcgtttctagcattcacaaggaccaaattgaggaactcactgcgatattcaccacttttcggaacatttttcccggacgatttgttgcacagcagcagatattttgttctcttacttagaacgcgttcggattggctggtgttgacatggagcaaatgagacaggtttttcaatagtgtactattgaaatacttcaatgcttttgctattcacgtttaaattgaaaaatttcgattctattattattattaccccCCCTATCTATTATATTATACCCTGTCTTGCAAAAGTTTGGACTCACTTGAGAAAATCGTTTAGTTTTCTAATCGTTAATTATTCATCATTCTACATTTTTATGCACGTATTTGTACGGCAACACATTTATGAATGCTTTCTGAATTATTTCTTTGAATTATCATTTTTTATTGTACCGAAATATTATAATGTGAACATTATGACAAGTAATACTATTTAAGTGCAACAGTTATTTTTATCTCAGACTCGATGCATCGACACTTTGAAATATGCTAAAATGACTTCGAAGCCCACCTGCTTTAAGTTTTGAAAATGGCAAGAGCAAAGCAAATATTGAAAGAAAATCGAGCTCAGATAGTGATTTTGAATAAAACCAATAAGTAACGTAACAAAAAATATCCCAAATAGTTGATATGTTTTCACtcatttcaaaaatggtgtTTTCAAATTTGTAACAACTATTTGAGGATGTCGATTCAAAACTCTTTCTATGTGATggatttttaatatttcttcGTTTTTACACTTTTCACTAAGGCCCCAATGCATCCAAGGATCCATTCCAAAATTTCTAAGACTCAAATATTTTTAACATTGTAAACAAAAAAGTTCTAAAAAGCTTGCATTCATCACTAGTGCAAAATAAtccaaaatatagaaaaatctgtgaaaacactgttattttggagatcttgtagtaaataataaagtttttcatcataaaAAATTAGGTAATATAAAAATCAATCGGTTGGTAAGCAATAATGCAAtaactaaaaatattttttctaataCAATGTAGTTTCTTGGTACATAGAAATACatatgtcatcgctttgaacataaagaaacatgtcaagaaaatatttaaaagttcCGACCAAGCTTGAATTTGTGAAAGAGAGTATGATCAAAATTACTACTTGATACTTGCAATTGGAAAATCTTTCTTTTTGTTGGAAGATTTATCTTTACAATCATTATAaacatcaaaaatcaaaattacaACCGTTGAGATATCGTTAGTCAAAGAGAGTTTATTTACTTGTTATGATAACTTTGAAATAACAACTCTATTTAGCATTATCCATAACAGATTTTATTCTAAAGGAACGTACCTTTCTAAAGATGATAATACTTTCAATATCGGTCACAAATAAGCTAAGATACAGCTAGTCAACACGTTTTCACTTTTATCATCCCCTTAGTTTCGCAGCGTAAAAACATTTCTCGTtatacgctttgttgaaaattcttcaattgaatcgattcgttctctgtattagttagtaagttagtaaataagttccttttccccattacacaatacaagtaggtttaaaattttccctacacaaaaatctcagaattgcggaagcaaatgatgtcctcatggtaatgaTCAAATCatttatataatagggctgaaaagtcaccaccactgtcacataatattataagcaaattccgacaaaaatcgatgcaatcttcaattgaatcgattcgttctctgtattagttagtaagttagtatataagttccttttccccattacacaatacaagtaggtttagaattttccctacacaaaaatctcagaatttcggaagcaaatgatgtcctcatggtcagagatgtctatctcctctgtgtgacgaagagcaagcaaaatttctcccctcgcactgacaacttcaacgagagctcttctctttcacattcatacaccactgttgtgtaaagtgtgcacgcatcatgggtgcgtttgtttatttccttttacctcttccactaaatcgcaccaaagtgctggagcattagctaataaattctctgaggtggatgcagatactttcacagaggtgtacacgccggtgagcactctgctgtatggttttcgtagatgaagcgtggacacgcaaaatcagcaaaataaaacaatttatcgtaaaattttcggttttccttgcaaatttttcatagcaaggccagatgtactctctattaattgaagttcacagaagtgttcgctcaccatcacgcgccagtggtcacttgggtgtatttagacgagagcgcgtgtgagcgattcatgcgaagagaatgtgtttcactcgcgccagctgctttaaccacaagcacacactcaaatgctgtctattcgacactgagaagaagtgcgctttcctctttgtgcggtgcttcgtttttttgcatcctcggtgtggcaaaaatctgactctagcgtttatcactctggtgaaatgccatctctgctcatggtaataaccaaatcatatatgtaatagggctgaaaagtcaccacttgtggctgaacacccaatttaaatcttaataatttaattttaactcatattccaataaatagttattaaaaaaaagtaacagttttggttctctggttccacaCTGGCGTCGTAAATCgaataacatttggaaataacgtatctgtttttcgacaatctgcggtttaaatttttatatttaaataagtaaaataaattttgctagcatttcttaacattaataaaataattatgatgataagCTACTATGGTTTTGTAGAAGTATGATTTTCctcttttcatcaatagaagatttaaaagtagttcatcacctctcaatgaacaatgaacgtgaAGTAATCTTTTCTACTGAATCTTGAAGAACAATATTACTAATTAGTAAACCAAGATTAAATCTTTGGTTTCCTTATCTTTATTCGAGTAGTTAGAAGATCATCCAACGATAACAAATACTCCTACAAATGGCTACTAATTCTTTGCGTATTCATTGATACGACTAAATGCGTTAGGTACTCTTTAGTCACAAACCACGTTTCaaaaaacacttcatttctaactctatcaattactattaatAGTTATCTTTCCAGAACAAAGAGAAAATGTTGGGCAGAGTGAATTAAAAGATAGACAAATTACAAAATACGCATGTTTGTAGATTTATGACGGGTGTTATGGATGAGTTTGTTGCTATGCAGCGCTGTtagaaaaagtgagtgagtcataatatgaaaattacgctccttttaaatatattgctggAACCATCCACGGTTACCGTAAATAACGTAAGAAAGAACTGGTTTCTCTTGTAAACTTTTTGTTTCATGATTCATTGCACTCGTATTGTTTAGGTACACTAGTGCCGTCCCGAATTCAGTGGAACACATGTGAAACAGCCTCATTTCTGTCAGGTTCGGTATGGGTTGACATATATAGAAAAGCTACTTAAACGGTTTGGAATGAGTGATTGCAAACCAGTGGAGACATACTAATACTAAATGGTCAAAATCTGAAGCTAAAACTACAGAAGAACCATTTAGGGAACTGCTAGGATGTCTACAATACCTGTCGTTGACATCCAGGCCCGATATCTGCGTTGCGGTAAACATattaagtaaatattgtaattaTGCTGCTGACTGGCATTGGCAATATTTATGAGGAATGAGCAATACAAAAATCATTTACTCGACTAAAAATAATTATCCTGACTTCATAGGATTTGTGGATGCAGACTATGCAAATGATCCTGATGAGAGGAAATCTGTTTCAGGATACGCGTTTCTATTATACGGTAATTTAGTTTCGTGGACAACGAAGCGACAACCAACAGTCAGCTTATCTACAACTGAAGCCGAACTGATAGCACTTTATTCAGCTACGAAAGAAGGTGTGGTTAACTCAACTTCTCTACGAATTAGATGTAGTCGTAAAACCATTCGTTATAATGAAAGACAGTATTCCATGTCTGAACATCGCGCAGGAGCCTAGATCACATCAAAGGATAAAACACTCGGACATCAAATATCTCTTCGTTCGTGAACTCATCAAGAAGGGAAAACTGAAACTGCAGTTCATCGCGAGTGTCAATCAACCGGCAGGGGGTTAAATATAGAAGGTTAATCATCAGTAGGGCAGTGTCAATATAAcgcataaaatgattaatataTCGATAATGTACTATGTTAGTGTTAGTTATTTTACGAattgaattcgaataaaatcatcttcaaacctgTTTCCAAAAGTGTTTCAATATCATGtggtaattttcaacaaaagtcgcatacacaaaaatatcgatatcgccGTTAAAAATGCACGAATTTGAACAATCTTAATAATTTCCCCTGAAATAGTAATTAAAGTCAAACTACCTAATGTTATATTGAATTTATAGTTAATCTAACCATAATATTAATCATATGGTCGACAGAGGAataagtggtgaagaaaaattgaaaaatttgaaagttcaatgaaatcaaaattataattttgTAATATGAGTATAAATTATAGCTAAAGCGTTCACACAACTTGGATAGTGTCGTGTTTAAGGACGTCTGAAAATTCCGGTAACATTCTTTAGAATTTTTTCATCATAACCTCAACCGACATGGAATATAAAGATGAAGCTAACCCAACATCGGAACACAATTGTAGACTATGTAAGCGACCAGACATAGCCGAAGATATGGTGGCCTGCGATGCCTGTCATTCTTGGTTTCATTACACTTGCGCTAATGTTGACACAAGTGTTAAAGATCGCGACTGGCAATGTGTATCCTGTGCACCAAAAAACAAATCCGATCAGGCGAAAAATACTGGTGCAATCAAGAAGCAAATAATGGTGCCAAGCGGGACAGACAAAAAATCAATCGCAACCAGTAAAACAAGTTCACGTAGGTAAAAAAAAGTGCTAATGTACGAAAAAGCAAGCATAACATCTAGTGCCCGAGATCGCTTAGAACTCGAGTTGCAAATTATTGAGGAGCAAAAACAGATTCAGAAGCTTGAACTGGTCTCTGAAAAAGAGCTAAGCGATCGACAGCTAGCTCATGAAAAGGAGATGCGAGATCGGGAGTTGGcgatagaacaaaaaaaaatttccgaagaCAAAGCATTTGCGCAACGGAAGTTAGCAGAGGAGCGACAATTTCGGAAACAACAAATGGCCATTCGGAAACAATCGATGGAAGAGAAGGCGAAAGTAGTATGACAGCTATCACATCATGGTAGTAACAGCCGAACCAGCGTAGCCCCTAGTGAACCAGATTCCGCAGAAAAGGTtacagaatggctgaaaaacaatggGCAGCAGACTGAGGGACTATTTAAATCCACGTTAGCACCCTCTAAAACCACCAACAAAAACAATCTGAACCCCGATGAACGAGTAGCTGGTACATCAGTATCGAACGATAATGAAATATCTGTTATACAAAAGTGTGATCTACCAAAGTCGAACGATGCTACTAATCCTTTGCTCACAAAAACCAATAAAATTAGAATGAACTCTGTTTACCCCAATCTCTTTTCCGTTCCACGAGCCCCTCGAATTTCTAATATGCATGATTCATCCCATTGTGAGGAAGATATCATGGGCCGAATTGAAATGAGCGGAGAGTTCGGTCCAAGCAATCGTCAGATTGCCGCTCGGCAAGTTATGGGCAAAGAATTGCCTGTATTCAATGGTGACCCAGAAGAGTGCATTTTAAGCATCGCTGCAAGCGAATAAGATTCTCATCTAACGAGAACCCACAGGTGGCCGTAGAGCGTTCAAAATTGCTTATCCATATAGGCATAAGCAATTTTGAACGCTCTACGGCCACGTGTGGGTTCTCGTTAGATGAGAATCTTATTCGCTTGCAGCGATGCTTAAAAGGTCATGCTTTGGAAACGGTTAGAAGTAGACTGCTTTCGCCTGCAAGTGTACCTCATGTGATCAAAACATTACAAATGCGTTATGGTCGTCCAGAGACTCTTATACGAACACTAACTGAAAAAATACGCACACTCGCATCGCCCAAAATGAATGATATGGAAAGCATAATAGAATTTGGGAATGCAGTTGATAATCTAGTTGAGCAtttgaaaaacgcaaaactgCACATTTGAATAATCCGTCCATCTTGCACGATCTTGTTTCAAAGTTACCAGTTGAGTATAGATTACAATGGTCAGCGTTTAAAAGTTCGATACAAGTAGTAGATTTGAGTGCGTTTGGCGCATTTATGAGCACCATAGTTGAGCTTGCGTATGAAGTAGCAGATGATATATCCACAGAAAAATTCAGTAAAACTAAACAGAAAGATCGAGCATATCTACAAACGCACACCGAGTCGCGTACACTCGAAAATTCTCTTAAATTTGAAGAGAATGCTACAGAGCGGATGCATCGTAAAGCATGTCCGGTTTGTAAATTTGAGCACAAAATCGTCGACTGCACAGAATTCAAATCGATGACGATCGAAGACCGTGTGATGGTTGTTCGCGCCGGAACACTCTCTTCGATAGCTGGGGGGGTCACAAACCAATCTGCCGTGGACCGTGGATGTGGACTGTATAGATTTCTAAATAGTTCACGTAAGCAATctctaatagttcttttgaaTATCGAAGTTTAACTCAGACTTGGTTCTGTTCGGATAAATAGGAACACTGCGTGTCACggtttgataaagactgataatttattgtgattctGCTCTGCTTTTATAGCGTTTTACTGCCTACTGTGCTATCTCACACGAGTGTTAATTCGAAATCTAGAGACAATAGGGTTCTTTATTTTGCGTTCGCAACATACCGGCCACCAATGGAATACTAATTCcattcatataaaaaaaaatgattcacaaaatataaatttttaaaactataCTAGTTATTCATCTTCGTCATCAGATGTTAAAGAATGCTCAAGACGTTGGTTGTCGGGATCATAACTTCTCACTGTAGGATTCGATGGAGGGTCAGAAGTTTCATCGTTGATGGGAAGTAGGCATACTTTTGATATCGGACGATCGTAGATAGCACCAGAAGGTACCTTCACGCTCACAACGCGTACAAGTCTATCCGGACCGGGATGAACAGCGGTAACTCGAGCTAAACTCCACTTAAGCGGCGGCAAATTGTCTTCCTTCAATAGCACAAGCTTTCCAACAAGCACGTTTGGATGCTGGTAGAAATTCTTTGTGCGTTGCTGTAGTTGATGAAGATAATCAGTTGACCACagcttccaaaactgctgagacTTCCGTTGAATTGTTTGCCACAATGAAAGTCTATTACAGGGAACATCGGCAAGGTCGGGCTCCGGGATTGATTGGAGTGCTGATCCGACCAGAAAATGTCCCGGGGTTAGGGCACCCAAGTCGCTGGGGTCCTCGGATATGGCTGTTAAGGGTCGTGAATTGAGGCAGCTCTCAATCTGACAGAGAACCGTTTGCATGACTTCAAGCGTTATTGGTtcaaaaccgacgacacgacgtaGATGGTATTTCAATGCTTTAACAGCGGCCTCCCAAAGGCCACCGAAAGTAGGTGCACGAGCAGGAATGAATTGGAATCGA
This genomic window contains:
- the LOC131428941 gene encoding uncharacterized protein LOC131428941; translated protein: MTTKAVHIELVSDLSTEGFIAALRRFCARRGKPISIYCDNATNFTGAERELQSLLKQFLNQQQREKIAKHCAETTIRFQFIPARAPTFGGLWEAAVKALKYHLRRVVGFEPITLEVMQTVLCQIESCLNSRPLTAISEDPSDLGALTPGHFLVGSALQSIPEPDLADVPCNRLSLWQTIQRKSQQFWKLWSTDYLHQLQQRTKNFYQHPNVLVGKLVLLKEDNLPPLKWSLARVTAVHPGPDRLVRVVSVKVPSGAIYDRPISKVCLLPINDETSDPPSNPTVRSYDPDNQRLEHSLTSDDEDE